A genome region from Meriones unguiculatus strain TT.TT164.6M chromosome 19, Bangor_MerUng_6.1, whole genome shotgun sequence includes the following:
- the Rnf44 gene encoding RING finger protein 44 isoform X5, producing the protein MATRGSWPAHLPRMSSYPPSSCCPDHHTSLWDSLGHEGHLASPPAQDEHLPSQQLLPRPSHLSVEEHRASAPAGRSPRMLHPATQQSPFMVDLQEQVHQGPVPLSYTVTTVTTQGFPLPTSQHIPGCSTQQLPACSVMFSGQHYPLCCLPPPQLIQACTMQQLPVPYHTYPHLISSDHYILHAPPAPPPQPTHMAPLGQFVSLQTQHPRMPLQRLETDMDLRGDQHPLGSFTYSTSATGPALSPSVPLHYLPPDPLHQELSFGVPYSHMVPRRVSTQRYRLQQPLPPPPPPPPPPSYYPSFLPYFLSMLPMSPAAMGPTISLDLDVDDVEMENYEALLNLAERLGDAKPRGLSKADIEQLPSYRFNPEGHQSEQTLCVVCFSDFEVRQLLRVLPCNHEFHAKCVDKWLKANRTCPICRADASEVPREAE; encoded by the exons ATGGCCACAAGGGGCTCCTGGCCAGCCCACCTACCCAGGATGAGCAGTTACCCTCCCAGCAGCTGCTGCCCCGACCATCACACCTCTCTGTGGGACAGCCTTGGCCACGAGGGGCACCTGGCCAGCCCACCTGCCCAGGATGAGCACTTACCCTCCCAGCAGCTGCTGCCCCGACCGTCACACCTCTCTGTAGAGGAGCACAGAGCCTCAGCTCCTGCCGGCAGGAGCCCCCGAATGCTGCACCCAGCCACCCAGCAGAGCCCGTTCATGGTTGATCTCCAAGAACAG GTGCACCAGGGACCTGTCCCTCTGTCCTACACAGTCACCACAGTGACTACCCAAGGCTTCCCCTTGCCTACAAGCCAACACATCCCTGGCTGCAGTACCCAGCAGCTCCCAGCATGCTCCGTGATGTTCAGTGGGCAGCACTACCCCCTCTGCTGCCTCCCACCTCCG CAGCTGATCCAGGCGTGTACCATGCAGCAGCTCCCTGTGCCCTATCACACCTACCCCCACCTCATCTCCAGCGACCACTACATTCTTCATGCCCCGCCAGCCCCACCCCCCCAACCTACCCACATGGCACCTCTTGGGCAGTTCGTATCCCTGCAGACCCAGCACCCTCGAATG CCCCTGCAGCGGCTAGAAACTGACATGGACCTTCGAGGGGATCAACACCCCTTAGGGAGCTTCACGTACTCCACCTCGGCCACCGGCCCAGCCTTGTCGCCCTCAGTGCCCCTTCACTACCTGCCCCCTGACCCGCTGCACCAGGAGCTGTCCTTTGGTGTG CCATATTCGCATATGGTGCCGCGAAGAGTGAGCACACAACGATACCGCCTGCAGcagccgctgccgccgccgccacccCCACCGCCGCCGCCATCTTACTACCCAAGCTTCCTCCCCTACTTCCT CTCAATGCTGCCAATGTCGCCTGCCGCCATGGGCCCCACCATCAGCCTGGACCTGGACGTGGATGACGTGGAGATGGAGAACTACGAG GCTCTCTTGAACCTAGCTGAGCGGCTGGGAGATGCCAAGCCCCGAGGCCTCAGCAAAGCGGACATAGAGCAGCTGCCATCCTACCGCTTCAACCCCGAAGGCCATCAGTCCGAGCAGACTCT GTGTGTGGTCTGCTTCAGTGACTTCGAGGTGCGCCAGCTGCTCCGAGTCCTCCCCTGCAACCACGAGTTCCATGCCAAGTGTGTTGACAAGTGGTTGAAG GCCAACCGCACCTGTCCCATCTGCCGGGCCGATGCCTCCGAGGTGCCCAGGGAGGCTGAGTGA
- the Rnf44 gene encoding RING finger protein 44 isoform X6: MLHPATQQSPFMVDLQEQVHQGPVPLSYTVTTVTTQGFPLPTSQHIPGCSTQQLPACSVMFSGQHYPLCCLPPPQLIQACTMQQLPVPYHTYPHLISSDHYILHAPPAPPPQPTHMAPLGQFVSLQTQHPRMPLQRLETDMDLRGDQHPLGSFTYSTSATGPALSPSVPLHYLPPDPLHQELSFGVPYSHMVPRRVSTQRYRLQQPLPPPPPPPPPPSYYPSFLPYFLSMLPMSPAAMGPTISLDLDVDDVEMENYEALLNLAERLGDAKPRGLSKADIEQLPSYRFNPEGHQSEQTLCVVCFSDFEVRQLLRVLPCNHEFHAKCVDKWLKANRTCPICRADASEVPREAE, encoded by the exons ATGCTGCACCCAGCCACCCAGCAGAGCCCGTTCATGGTTGATCTCCAAGAACAG GTGCACCAGGGACCTGTCCCTCTGTCCTACACAGTCACCACAGTGACTACCCAAGGCTTCCCCTTGCCTACAAGCCAACACATCCCTGGCTGCAGTACCCAGCAGCTCCCAGCATGCTCCGTGATGTTCAGTGGGCAGCACTACCCCCTCTGCTGCCTCCCACCTCCG CAGCTGATCCAGGCGTGTACCATGCAGCAGCTCCCTGTGCCCTATCACACCTACCCCCACCTCATCTCCAGCGACCACTACATTCTTCATGCCCCGCCAGCCCCACCCCCCCAACCTACCCACATGGCACCTCTTGGGCAGTTCGTATCCCTGCAGACCCAGCACCCTCGAATG CCCCTGCAGCGGCTAGAAACTGACATGGACCTTCGAGGGGATCAACACCCCTTAGGGAGCTTCACGTACTCCACCTCGGCCACCGGCCCAGCCTTGTCGCCCTCAGTGCCCCTTCACTACCTGCCCCCTGACCCGCTGCACCAGGAGCTGTCCTTTGGTGTG CCATATTCGCATATGGTGCCGCGAAGAGTGAGCACACAACGATACCGCCTGCAGcagccgctgccgccgccgccacccCCACCGCCGCCGCCATCTTACTACCCAAGCTTCCTCCCCTACTTCCT CTCAATGCTGCCAATGTCGCCTGCCGCCATGGGCCCCACCATCAGCCTGGACCTGGACGTGGATGACGTGGAGATGGAGAACTACGAG GCTCTCTTGAACCTAGCTGAGCGGCTGGGAGATGCCAAGCCCCGAGGCCTCAGCAAAGCGGACATAGAGCAGCTGCCATCCTACCGCTTCAACCCCGAAGGCCATCAGTCCGAGCAGACTCT GTGTGTGGTCTGCTTCAGTGACTTCGAGGTGCGCCAGCTGCTCCGAGTCCTCCCCTGCAACCACGAGTTCCATGCCAAGTGTGTTGACAAGTGGTTGAAG GCCAACCGCACCTGTCCCATCTGCCGGGCCGATGCCTCCGAGGTGCCCAGGGAGGCTGAGTGA
- the Rnf44 gene encoding RING finger protein 44 isoform X3 — translation MRPWVLAVTKWPPSAPVGHWRFSTRPSSSPGQLWGSCCPDHHTSLWDSLGHEGHLASPPAQDEHLPSQQLLPRPSHLSVEEHRASAPAGRSPRMLHPATQQSPFMVDLQEQVHQGPVPLSYTVTTVTTQGFPLPTSQHIPGCSTQQLPACSVMFSGQHYPLCCLPPPQLIQACTMQQLPVPYHTYPHLISSDHYILHAPPAPPPQPTHMAPLGQFVSLQTQHPRMPLQRLETDMDLRGDQHPLGSFTYSTSATGPALSPSVPLHYLPPDPLHQELSFGVPYSHMVPRRVSTQRYRLQQPLPPPPPPPPPPSYYPSFLPYFLSMLPMSPAAMGPTISLDLDVDDVEMENYEALLNLAERLGDAKPRGLSKADIEQLPSYRFNPEGHQSEQTLCVVCFSDFEVRQLLRVLPCNHEFHAKCVDKWLKANRTCPICRADASEVPREAE, via the exons ATGAGACCATGGGTTCTAGCAGTGACTAAGTGGCCACCTTCTGCCCCTGTGGGTCACTGGCGATTCTCTACAAGACCTAGCAGCAGTCCAGGCCAGCTCTGGGGAAG CTGCTGCCCCGACCATCACACCTCTCTGTGGGACAGCCTTGGCCACGAGGGGCACCTGGCCAGCCCACCTGCCCAGGATGAGCACTTACCCTCCCAGCAGCTGCTGCCCCGACCGTCACACCTCTCTGTAGAGGAGCACAGAGCCTCAGCTCCTGCCGGCAGGAGCCCCCGAATGCTGCACCCAGCCACCCAGCAGAGCCCGTTCATGGTTGATCTCCAAGAACAG GTGCACCAGGGACCTGTCCCTCTGTCCTACACAGTCACCACAGTGACTACCCAAGGCTTCCCCTTGCCTACAAGCCAACACATCCCTGGCTGCAGTACCCAGCAGCTCCCAGCATGCTCCGTGATGTTCAGTGGGCAGCACTACCCCCTCTGCTGCCTCCCACCTCCG CAGCTGATCCAGGCGTGTACCATGCAGCAGCTCCCTGTGCCCTATCACACCTACCCCCACCTCATCTCCAGCGACCACTACATTCTTCATGCCCCGCCAGCCCCACCCCCCCAACCTACCCACATGGCACCTCTTGGGCAGTTCGTATCCCTGCAGACCCAGCACCCTCGAATG CCCCTGCAGCGGCTAGAAACTGACATGGACCTTCGAGGGGATCAACACCCCTTAGGGAGCTTCACGTACTCCACCTCGGCCACCGGCCCAGCCTTGTCGCCCTCAGTGCCCCTTCACTACCTGCCCCCTGACCCGCTGCACCAGGAGCTGTCCTTTGGTGTG CCATATTCGCATATGGTGCCGCGAAGAGTGAGCACACAACGATACCGCCTGCAGcagccgctgccgccgccgccacccCCACCGCCGCCGCCATCTTACTACCCAAGCTTCCTCCCCTACTTCCT CTCAATGCTGCCAATGTCGCCTGCCGCCATGGGCCCCACCATCAGCCTGGACCTGGACGTGGATGACGTGGAGATGGAGAACTACGAG GCTCTCTTGAACCTAGCTGAGCGGCTGGGAGATGCCAAGCCCCGAGGCCTCAGCAAAGCGGACATAGAGCAGCTGCCATCCTACCGCTTCAACCCCGAAGGCCATCAGTCCGAGCAGACTCT GTGTGTGGTCTGCTTCAGTGACTTCGAGGTGCGCCAGCTGCTCCGAGTCCTCCCCTGCAACCACGAGTTCCATGCCAAGTGTGTTGACAAGTGGTTGAAG GCCAACCGCACCTGTCCCATCTGCCGGGCCGATGCCTCCGAGGTGCCCAGGGAGGCTGAGTGA
- the Rnf44 gene encoding RING finger protein 44 isoform X1, translating to MRRTNPPARETLNRLQESSVIGLSGHLGCPSFLKAPPNGTETRSRETRVVSPGPAPPPPCPLMRPWVLAVTKWPPSAPVGHWRFSTRPSSSPGQLWGSSCCPDHHTSLWDSLGHEGHLASPPAQDEHLPSQQLLPRPSHLSVEEHRASAPAGRSPRMLHPATQQSPFMVDLQEQVHQGPVPLSYTVTTVTTQGFPLPTSQHIPGCSTQQLPACSVMFSGQHYPLCCLPPPQLIQACTMQQLPVPYHTYPHLISSDHYILHAPPAPPPQPTHMAPLGQFVSLQTQHPRMPLQRLETDMDLRGDQHPLGSFTYSTSATGPALSPSVPLHYLPPDPLHQELSFGVPYSHMVPRRVSTQRYRLQQPLPPPPPPPPPPSYYPSFLPYFLSMLPMSPAAMGPTISLDLDVDDVEMENYEALLNLAERLGDAKPRGLSKADIEQLPSYRFNPEGHQSEQTLCVVCFSDFEVRQLLRVLPCNHEFHAKCVDKWLKANRTCPICRADASEVPREAE from the exons ATGCGCAGGACCAATCCCCCTGCCCGGGAGACGTTAAATCGTTTGCAAGAGTCGTCAGTCATTGGTCTGTCCGGCCATCTGGGCTGTCCCAGCTTTTTAAAGGCGCCGCCTAACGGAACCGAAACCAGGAGTCGAGAAACGAG GGTTGTGAGCCCAGGCCCAGCCCCTCCACCTCCCTGCCCCCTGATGAGACCATGGGTTCTAGCAGTGACTAAGTGGCCACCTTCTGCCCCTGTGGGTCACTGGCGATTCTCTACAAGACCTAGCAGCAGTCCAGGCCAGCTCTGGGGAAG CAGCTGCTGCCCCGACCATCACACCTCTCTGTGGGACAGCCTTGGCCACGAGGGGCACCTGGCCAGCCCACCTGCCCAGGATGAGCACTTACCCTCCCAGCAGCTGCTGCCCCGACCGTCACACCTCTCTGTAGAGGAGCACAGAGCCTCAGCTCCTGCCGGCAGGAGCCCCCGAATGCTGCACCCAGCCACCCAGCAGAGCCCGTTCATGGTTGATCTCCAAGAACAG GTGCACCAGGGACCTGTCCCTCTGTCCTACACAGTCACCACAGTGACTACCCAAGGCTTCCCCTTGCCTACAAGCCAACACATCCCTGGCTGCAGTACCCAGCAGCTCCCAGCATGCTCCGTGATGTTCAGTGGGCAGCACTACCCCCTCTGCTGCCTCCCACCTCCG CAGCTGATCCAGGCGTGTACCATGCAGCAGCTCCCTGTGCCCTATCACACCTACCCCCACCTCATCTCCAGCGACCACTACATTCTTCATGCCCCGCCAGCCCCACCCCCCCAACCTACCCACATGGCACCTCTTGGGCAGTTCGTATCCCTGCAGACCCAGCACCCTCGAATG CCCCTGCAGCGGCTAGAAACTGACATGGACCTTCGAGGGGATCAACACCCCTTAGGGAGCTTCACGTACTCCACCTCGGCCACCGGCCCAGCCTTGTCGCCCTCAGTGCCCCTTCACTACCTGCCCCCTGACCCGCTGCACCAGGAGCTGTCCTTTGGTGTG CCATATTCGCATATGGTGCCGCGAAGAGTGAGCACACAACGATACCGCCTGCAGcagccgctgccgccgccgccacccCCACCGCCGCCGCCATCTTACTACCCAAGCTTCCTCCCCTACTTCCT CTCAATGCTGCCAATGTCGCCTGCCGCCATGGGCCCCACCATCAGCCTGGACCTGGACGTGGATGACGTGGAGATGGAGAACTACGAG GCTCTCTTGAACCTAGCTGAGCGGCTGGGAGATGCCAAGCCCCGAGGCCTCAGCAAAGCGGACATAGAGCAGCTGCCATCCTACCGCTTCAACCCCGAAGGCCATCAGTCCGAGCAGACTCT GTGTGTGGTCTGCTTCAGTGACTTCGAGGTGCGCCAGCTGCTCCGAGTCCTCCCCTGCAACCACGAGTTCCATGCCAAGTGTGTTGACAAGTGGTTGAAG GCCAACCGCACCTGTCCCATCTGCCGGGCCGATGCCTCCGAGGTGCCCAGGGAGGCTGAGTGA
- the Rnf44 gene encoding RING finger protein 44 isoform X4, with protein MRPWVLAVTKWPPSAPVGHWRFSTRPSSSPGQLWGSSCCPDHHTSLWDSLGHEGHLASPPAQDEHLPSQQLLPRPSHLSVEEHRASAPAGRSPRMLHPATQQSPFMVDLQEQVHQGPVPLSYTVTTVTTQGFPLPTSQHIPGCSTQQLPACSVMFSGQHYPLCCLPPPQLIQACTMQQLPVPYHTYPHLISSDHYILHAPPAPPPQPTHMAPLGQFVSLQTQHPRMPLQRLETDMDLRGDQHPLGSFTYSTSATGPALSPSVPLHYLPPDPLHQELSFGVPYSHMVPRRVSTQRYRLQQPLPPPPPPPPPPSYYPSFLPYFLSMLPMSPAAMGPTISLDLDVDDVEMENYEALLNLAERLGDAKPRGLSKADIEQLPSYRFNPEGHQSEQTLCVVCFSDFEVRQLLRVLPCNHEFHAKCVDKWLKANRTCPICRADASEVPREAE; from the exons ATGAGACCATGGGTTCTAGCAGTGACTAAGTGGCCACCTTCTGCCCCTGTGGGTCACTGGCGATTCTCTACAAGACCTAGCAGCAGTCCAGGCCAGCTCTGGGGAAG CAGCTGCTGCCCCGACCATCACACCTCTCTGTGGGACAGCCTTGGCCACGAGGGGCACCTGGCCAGCCCACCTGCCCAGGATGAGCACTTACCCTCCCAGCAGCTGCTGCCCCGACCGTCACACCTCTCTGTAGAGGAGCACAGAGCCTCAGCTCCTGCCGGCAGGAGCCCCCGAATGCTGCACCCAGCCACCCAGCAGAGCCCGTTCATGGTTGATCTCCAAGAACAG GTGCACCAGGGACCTGTCCCTCTGTCCTACACAGTCACCACAGTGACTACCCAAGGCTTCCCCTTGCCTACAAGCCAACACATCCCTGGCTGCAGTACCCAGCAGCTCCCAGCATGCTCCGTGATGTTCAGTGGGCAGCACTACCCCCTCTGCTGCCTCCCACCTCCG CAGCTGATCCAGGCGTGTACCATGCAGCAGCTCCCTGTGCCCTATCACACCTACCCCCACCTCATCTCCAGCGACCACTACATTCTTCATGCCCCGCCAGCCCCACCCCCCCAACCTACCCACATGGCACCTCTTGGGCAGTTCGTATCCCTGCAGACCCAGCACCCTCGAATG CCCCTGCAGCGGCTAGAAACTGACATGGACCTTCGAGGGGATCAACACCCCTTAGGGAGCTTCACGTACTCCACCTCGGCCACCGGCCCAGCCTTGTCGCCCTCAGTGCCCCTTCACTACCTGCCCCCTGACCCGCTGCACCAGGAGCTGTCCTTTGGTGTG CCATATTCGCATATGGTGCCGCGAAGAGTGAGCACACAACGATACCGCCTGCAGcagccgctgccgccgccgccacccCCACCGCCGCCGCCATCTTACTACCCAAGCTTCCTCCCCTACTTCCT CTCAATGCTGCCAATGTCGCCTGCCGCCATGGGCCCCACCATCAGCCTGGACCTGGACGTGGATGACGTGGAGATGGAGAACTACGAG GCTCTCTTGAACCTAGCTGAGCGGCTGGGAGATGCCAAGCCCCGAGGCCTCAGCAAAGCGGACATAGAGCAGCTGCCATCCTACCGCTTCAACCCCGAAGGCCATCAGTCCGAGCAGACTCT GTGTGTGGTCTGCTTCAGTGACTTCGAGGTGCGCCAGCTGCTCCGAGTCCTCCCCTGCAACCACGAGTTCCATGCCAAGTGTGTTGACAAGTGGTTGAAG GCCAACCGCACCTGTCCCATCTGCCGGGCCGATGCCTCCGAGGTGCCCAGGGAGGCTGAGTGA
- the Rnf44 gene encoding RING finger protein 44 isoform X2, producing MRPWVLAVTKWPPSAPVGHWRFSTRPSSSPGQLWGSSCCPDHHTSLWDSLGHEGHLASPPAQDEHLPSQQLLPRPSHLSVEEHRASAPAGRSPRMLHPATQQSPFMVDLQEQVHQGPVPLSYTVTTVTTQGFPLPTSQHIPGCSTQQLPACSVMFSGQHYPLCCLPPPLIQACTMQQLPVPYHTYPHLISSDHYILHAPPAPPPQPTHMAPLGQFVSLQTQHPRMPLQRLETDMDLRGDQHPLGSFTYSTSATGPALSPSVPLHYLPPDPLHQELSFGVPYSHMVPRRVSTQRYRLQQPLPPPPPPPPPPSYYPSFLPYFLSMLPMSPAAMGPTISLDLDVDDVEMENYEALLNLAERLGDAKPRGLSKADIEQLPSYRFNPEGHQSEQTLCVVCFSDFEVRQLLRVLPCNHEFHAKCVDKWLKANRTCPICRADASEVPREAE from the exons ATGAGACCATGGGTTCTAGCAGTGACTAAGTGGCCACCTTCTGCCCCTGTGGGTCACTGGCGATTCTCTACAAGACCTAGCAGCAGTCCAGGCCAGCTCTGGGGAAG CAGCTGCTGCCCCGACCATCACACCTCTCTGTGGGACAGCCTTGGCCACGAGGGGCACCTGGCCAGCCCACCTGCCCAGGATGAGCACTTACCCTCCCAGCAGCTGCTGCCCCGACCGTCACACCTCTCTGTAGAGGAGCACAGAGCCTCAGCTCCTGCCGGCAGGAGCCCCCGAATGCTGCACCCAGCCACCCAGCAGAGCCCGTTCATGGTTGATCTCCAAGAACAG GTGCACCAGGGACCTGTCCCTCTGTCCTACACAGTCACCACAGTGACTACCCAAGGCTTCCCCTTGCCTACAAGCCAACACATCCCTGGCTGCAGTACCCAGCAGCTCCCAGCATGCTCCGTGATGTTCAGTGGGCAGCACTACCCCCTCTGCTGCCTCCCACCTCCG CTGATCCAGGCGTGTACCATGCAGCAGCTCCCTGTGCCCTATCACACCTACCCCCACCTCATCTCCAGCGACCACTACATTCTTCATGCCCCGCCAGCCCCACCCCCCCAACCTACCCACATGGCACCTCTTGGGCAGTTCGTATCCCTGCAGACCCAGCACCCTCGAATG CCCCTGCAGCGGCTAGAAACTGACATGGACCTTCGAGGGGATCAACACCCCTTAGGGAGCTTCACGTACTCCACCTCGGCCACCGGCCCAGCCTTGTCGCCCTCAGTGCCCCTTCACTACCTGCCCCCTGACCCGCTGCACCAGGAGCTGTCCTTTGGTGTG CCATATTCGCATATGGTGCCGCGAAGAGTGAGCACACAACGATACCGCCTGCAGcagccgctgccgccgccgccacccCCACCGCCGCCGCCATCTTACTACCCAAGCTTCCTCCCCTACTTCCT CTCAATGCTGCCAATGTCGCCTGCCGCCATGGGCCCCACCATCAGCCTGGACCTGGACGTGGATGACGTGGAGATGGAGAACTACGAG GCTCTCTTGAACCTAGCTGAGCGGCTGGGAGATGCCAAGCCCCGAGGCCTCAGCAAAGCGGACATAGAGCAGCTGCCATCCTACCGCTTCAACCCCGAAGGCCATCAGTCCGAGCAGACTCT GTGTGTGGTCTGCTTCAGTGACTTCGAGGTGCGCCAGCTGCTCCGAGTCCTCCCCTGCAACCACGAGTTCCATGCCAAGTGTGTTGACAAGTGGTTGAAG GCCAACCGCACCTGTCCCATCTGCCGGGCCGATGCCTCCGAGGTGCCCAGGGAGGCTGAGTGA